The DNA sequence GATAACCGGTGATCATCCGCATCGTCGTCGTCTTTCCTGCACCGTTCGGCCCGAGAAAACCCACGATCTCCCCCCGGGCCATGGAAAAATGGATATCCTCCACCCCACGCCGGTTGGCGTACCTTTTGGATACGGAATCAACATCCAGCAAATGGATCCCCCCTCACAAGAAAAAATCAAAAACCAGATTTCTTAAGGAAATCCGGTTTGAGCATCCAAAAAATATTGTAATCGGGTGAAGGTCCAGGGACAAGGGAGGAGCGAGGCTCCCTCCGATCCGACATCGATTGAAAATTTTTGCGGGTTTCATGCAACCTCCGCAGGCGGAAACCCGTCCTTCAAATAACCGCTTTTCGTCAACCGGGAGGGATCCCGAACCGCTCTTGCCACATGCGGAGCAATTTCTCACGGTAGGAGGGATCGAGAAAGCGGTCCACCCCGTTCAAAATCGCCCGGCGGTACGAAGGGCTGGGAGCCATTTCCGCAGGCGCCTTGTGAACGACGCTGTATGTCATCGCCCGTACCCGTTCACCCTTCCACACCACTTCCACTTCCATCCGGCGATAACGGCCGAGGGGAACTCCTTCCCGCCTGTCCAGGGGAGCCTGCGCCGACGGATGAAGTTTGTACAAAACCCCCCTCCACCTCATCCTTCGGCGAAGGAAGCAGATCCGCCACTCCCCCCTGCCACTTGTCGCTCCACAAGGTAAAGGCCAGCCGGTATCCGGGAAGGACCGCTCTTCCCATCACTTCATAATTTTTCCCTCCGACCGTAGAACGAAAGCTCGCCTCATCCATGCAGGACCCGTAAGCAAAATATCGCACGCCTTTTTCCATCCTTTCCCCCTTGATAAGTTTAATGGTGATTAGAAAAACCTTCCGTTTTTCATCAACATGAAAATATAGTATGATAAATTTGGGAAAGATCCCTATTAAGATCCCTTTAATGGGGTTGATTATGGAAAATACTCCCAAAGGAGTGGGAATCATGATGAATACCTTGGATCTGGCGCAGACCGGCGAATTGATTCGAAAAATTCGCAAGGAACGCGGTCTGCGGCTCGAAGATCTGGCCGACGAAAACATCTCCCCGGCCACCATCAGCAACATTGAGCGGGGGATTCCCCATGTCCACGTGGATAAAATCCGCTACCTGCTGAACAAGCTGGATCTGGACATGGAACAGCTTCCCGAATTGATCACCGATAAACAGGAAGAGATGGAGACGATGAAACTCCGGCTGGTCTCCATCGAATCGATGATCGATTGCGGCAACGTAGACCAGGCCATCGATGAACTGAAAACATTTTCCGTCCCCGATGACCATCCCTACTCCGCCTACATCAGCCTCCTCAGAGGAAAAAGCCAGGTGAAAAAGCGCAAATGGCGGAGGGCGGAGCGGGAGCTGCTGAACGCCATCCGCATCGCCAACCAGAACCCCCAGGCCAAAAGCAGCAACATCGCTGCCGGCAGCTATAACGAGCTGAGCATCATCAGCTATTTCAACAACAACGTGGAAAAAGCCCTCGACCTGGTGGAAAAAGGGCTGGAGGTCTTCATGGAGGATGGGGAGCGCAGCTATTTCAAATCGGTCCTGCTGGGAAACAAAGCCCTCTACCTGGAGCACCTGGACCGCGTACCGGAGGCGCTTCGGGTCGTCGAGGACCTTTGGGATACCATTCCCGAAATCCCCAGCATCGAAACGGTTCTCAATCTGTACGAGCTTCGGTCCGTTCTGCTCCGGCGTTCCGGGATGTACGAGGAAGCCATCAACTATGCCAAGGAAGGCATCGAAATCGGTCGGATCAACAGACAGACCGGTCGTCTGTTCCACCTGTGGACGGCTTTGGGCAGCGTCTATCTCAACATGAAAAAGTGGAACAAGGCGGAGATCGCTTTGAAAACCGCCCTTTCCGTCAGCGAAAACATGTTGTACCCCAACGGCCTCACTACCGTCTACACCAAGCTGGGGATTTTGTACATGAACCAGCAGAAATGGGAGGAAGCCCATAAAGCGATGAGTGAAGCCCGAAAGACGGGAGAACGTACGAATGATCTGCGGAGACTCGCCTTGGCCTACCTGGTGTCCGGAGATTGCCACCGGGCCGAGGGGGACGACAGCAAGGCCGTTCCCTATTATCAGCAGGCGCTGCAACTGGCCCGCAAACAGCGAAACAAAAAACGGGAGTACGCCGCTCTCTTCCGCCTCGCCCAATGCGTTGAACATACCAACGAGCAGGAATTTCACCAGTACGTGGAAAAGATGTATAAAGTACAAGTAGAACTTTCACAACCAGAGGGGATGGGGTATGAGGAAATTGAGTAAACTGCTGACGGTATTCGTGCTGATGGCCCTTGCCTTTGCACCGGGAGTGGGTATCGACGCCCAGCATGCGTCGGGGGATGTGGCAAGTTCCGTCACCATCAAAGGGGATCCCGTTCACATCTGAGGCCCGGGTGAAACGACTGCCGGTTATTCAACTCCAGATCCGAGATGTTTGTCAACTGTCCACCAGGGTCCTCCCTGGTTTTTTTATGGGCCGAGCCTGTACAGGCAAGGGCGGAATGGCATAGAATAAGGAGGACATTCATGAAAGGAGTCATACAATATGAACGCGCTCGCACCATCCGGTGAGGAAAAGCTGCTGGCGGCTCTCTGCCACGGCAGCGCCCTGTTCTTTCCCATCCTTCTCCCTCTGATCATTCTCCTGTTAAAACGGGACTCGCTCTTTGTGCGCAACCATGCCCGAGAAGCCCTGGTTTTTCATCTTTTCATGATTCTCGTGATGTTTTTATGCAAACTGTTGTTCATCGTCCTGATCGGTTTCCTGCTTCTCGGGATCGCCTTCCTTTTCTACGCGGTCACCACCGTCATCGCCGTGATTCGATCCTTGTCCGGCGGGGAATATCGTTATCCCTTCACCAGCCAATGGGCGAGAAATTTGTAAAGGCATCTATCGCCGCTTTCCTTCAGGAAGGGGCAGGTGACGAATCGCCAGCCAGGTGAAAACCGGAACAAATCCGACGACCAGGACAAGCCAGCGAAGCTGTTCCGGAGAGGGAGCCCGCTCCACCCACCAGAGAAAAAGGAGGAGACTGGAAATCCTCCCCACATTGAGGGACAATTCCCGGGCGACCACGAATTCCACCCGGAAACGGGCGGTCTCCCGGCTTTCCCCGATCACATCGAACGCCATCGAAGTGAGGGGGATGAGGTACAGGGGGGAGAACAGGGCGGCCCCCACCCCCAAAACAAACAGCGTCCAAGTGTTCAGTTCCCACAGGATGGGCAAGCCCACCAACCCCATCATCAAGGACCCCAACAGGACGGACTCGTCCCTCCAGTCGGGACGCATAAACCGGCCCACCAAATAAAAAGTCACCAAGGAAACCAGGGAGGAAATCGCCAAAAAATTGCCCAACACCCACTCGTCCTTGGCGGCGATATAGACGAGGAGTCCGATGAGAAAAGCGAAAATGCCTTCCCGGGCCCCTTGGGCGACCATGGCCAGGCTGACCCAGTACCAGCGGGTCCCCCGTCGGACTCCCAACCTCAAAATGTCCGTGAGCCGATATTCCCCCGAAGCGCGCCGGCGCTTCAACAGAAAGCTGATGAGGACCGCCAATAAAAAAATTCCCAGCGAAAAGCTGAAAATGATCCGATATCCCGTGAGCTGATCCACCCGCTTGATGATCCAGCCCGACAACATCGGTGCGGCGATACCGGCCGCTGAAACCAAGAGGCCGTTGACGCCGTTAAAAATGTCCCGGTTATCCCGCTCGGTGATCTCGAAGTACAGCAGATTGAACGCCAGCCAATAAAAGCCCGACCCGATTCCCATGAAAACGCCCAGCAGGGTCACATGCTCGGCGCTTTCACGCCCCAATATCAACACCGACAGGTAAAAGACCGCCTGAAGAGCCACCCCCACACGCACCACCACCACCCGATCCACCCGTTTGGCCAGCCGTCCGGCCACCACAAACGCCGCCGCCATCGCCACGTAACTGATCAGATTAAACCATCCGATCAGGGCAAACCGGCTGTTGATCTTCCACAGATAGACATTGACAAACGTGTTGGACAGAGCGGTGGATGCGGCAAAGAGCCCGCTGATCAGCAGGAGAAGCCAAGCTTCCCTGTCCAGTTGTTTCCGGTCAGCAAGGAATTTCATAAACGCCTCACCACGGGTTAGCATAACCAACAGGGACCATCTTAACAGTTCCCGTTTCATGCCAACCCCGGAGCGATCCCTTTCTCATCGTTTCGGGCGAAGCAGAATCCCGGTGAGGAGAAAACCCGTGACCAATCCTCCCAGATGGGCGATCAAATTGATCTGCGGATCCAGGATGCTGATGAGAACGCTGATCCCGATCATGGCCAACAATCCCTTGCTCACTTCCGGCTCGATGGCCCGGCGGATGATGAGATACAGATAAACCCCCATCAGGCCGTAGATCGATCCCGACGCCCCGGCTCACTCCGGTTTGACCGAACCAGATCATGTACCAGTAGGTCATCAGGTTGCCGACAAACCCTGAAAACAAGTACAAAAACAAAAAGGAGATTCGCCCGAACAGCCATTCCAACTGGGGGCCGAATAGATACAGGGCAAAGCTGTTGAACAGGAAATGAAAAAGACCGATGTGGATGAAGATCGGCACCACCAGACGCCACCACTCCCCGTAGCTGACCAGAAGCGGTTCCAAGGCACCGAAGCGGATCAAATTCGGTATGTATTGCGTGCCTCCCAGGAAGGTCATGATCAAGAAGAAAACCGCTTGCACCGAAAAAAGGGCAGTCACGACCGGAAACAGGCGGGGAAATTGACGAAAGGGGATATGTGTGTGGCCGAACATAAGACCCCTCCTCAGTGATTGGCCGATCCGACGCCCCGGACGATCGGCTGACCCATCTTCAATGCTGTTCCCGACACCCAGTCGGAGGTCCACTCCACTCTCCCCGGTTCAAACAGTAGAATAACCGTTGAACCGAATTCAAACCGCCCCATCTCCTGTCCCTTGGATAGAGGGAGCGGCGGTTCGTACACCTTCCGCAGTCGCCCTCCGGCGGAACGGGTCGACACCTGCGGATCAAAATTGAGTCGAATGCTTCCCACATTGGTGGCCCCCACCTTGACCACGGCGATCCTTCCCAGGGAGGTGCGCATAAAGGTGATCAGGCGCTCATTTCGCACAAACAGGCGGGGAATGATGCGAACGCCGAAATCGTTTACCGGAAACAGTTTCCCCGGTATGTAGGACACATGCGTTACTTCTCCGGCGGCCGGAGCGTGAATTCGGTGGTAATCACGCGGACTGAGGTAAATGGTGACAAACTTTCCGCCCTCGAACGCAGCGGCCTGTTCGCTGTCCCCTCCCAGCAGATCTTCGAGTCGATAGGTTACTCCCTTTGTTTGGAGCAGGGTGCCCTCGGTGATCTCCCCCAACTGGGAAATCACTCCGTCGACCGGACTGACGCCCGTGTTTGGGGACGAATCCACGGGGCGGGCATCCGGCTTCAGTTTCCGTATGAAAAACTCCAGCAGGTTTGGATAATCGCGCCAGGGTTTTTCCGCCTCTTCCAAGTTGATCCGGAATCGGCGGATAAAAAGGGGAATCGCAAACCGGCTGATCGGGCTGCGGGCCCAGCGACCCACCGCTCTGGACAGGGCATGTTTGGGGAGAAGATAAAAAAGGGACAAGAGGAAACGGTCCTTCATTTTTCCTTCAAAAACCCTCCCTAACACAAATTAGAATGGAATTCGGCGAGTGAATCATACTTTCCTGGGCACAATACATACCGGAGGTGATAAAAAAATGGCTTTCCAACCCAAAGGACCGGCCCAAACCAATGCCCAGCAGGTCCGCCAAAAGAACCGGCAAGCGGCTCAGCAGCAACAACAACAATATCAAAATGAGTTTGCTTCTGAGACGAATGCGCAACAGGTTCGCCAGCAAAACCAACAAGCCGAAGCCCGCAAGCAACAAAACCAACAATAACGGATATACTCACGACGCCCATCCCGGGAAATCCGGGATGGGTTATTCGTTTTTTGGGGTTCCTTTGGAAACCCCCGCGGACAGGATGATCCGCATCGCTTCCTCCACGGAAAGATCCAACACTTCGATCTCCTCGCGCTCAAACCAGTGCAGATCCCCGGCAAACTGCATGCTTTGCGGGAGATAAACCCCCACGTATTCCTTGCCGTCCGACGTCTTGAAACAAGGCTCCTTCACCGTCAAAAAACCGATCCGCCGGGTGCCGGCGACCGGGACAAGAACCACCGTATCGAAGGATTTTTTCTCTCCGAAGAGGGAGTGAATGGTATCCTTCAAGGTCCCGTAAACGCCCTTGATGAAGGGGAGTCGGTGAATCAACCGGTCGATGAAGTCAAACACCTTCCGGGTCAACCAGATCCGGGCCAAAAAACCGATGAAAAGCACGAGTCCCACCACGACCAACAAGCCGAGCCCGGGAAAGCGAAGGTTTTCCGGAAGCAAAGCAAGCCCCCATCCATTGACCAACCGG is a window from the Planifilum fimeticola genome containing:
- a CDS encoding rhomboid family intramembrane serine protease; translation: MFGHTHIPFRQFPRLFPVVTALFSVQAVFFLIMTFLGGTQYIPNLIRFGALEPLLVSYGEWWRLVVPIFIHIGLFHFLFNSFALYLFGPQLEWLFGRISFLFLYLFSGFVGNLMTYWYMIWFGQTGVSRGVGIDLRPDGGLSVSHHPPGHRAGSEQGIVGHDRDQRSHQHPGSADQFDRPSGRIGHGFSPHRDSASPETMRKGSLRGWHETGTVKMVPVGYANPW
- a CDS encoding helix-turn-helix domain-containing protein, with translation MMNTLDLAQTGELIRKIRKERGLRLEDLADENISPATISNIERGIPHVHVDKIRYLLNKLDLDMEQLPELITDKQEEMETMKLRLVSIESMIDCGNVDQAIDELKTFSVPDDHPYSAYISLLRGKSQVKKRKWRRAERELLNAIRIANQNPQAKSSNIAAGSYNELSIISYFNNNVEKALDLVEKGLEVFMEDGERSYFKSVLLGNKALYLEHLDRVPEALRVVEDLWDTIPEIPSIETVLNLYELRSVLLRRSGMYEEAINYAKEGIEIGRINRQTGRLFHLWTALGSVYLNMKKWNKAEIALKTALSVSENMLYPNGLTTVYTKLGILYMNQQKWEEAHKAMSEARKTGERTNDLRRLALAYLVSGDCHRAEGDDSKAVPYYQQALQLARKQRNKKREYAALFRLAQCVEHTNEQEFHQYVEKMYKVQVELSQPEGMGYEEIE
- a CDS encoding gamma-glutamylcyclotransferase — its product is MYKLHPSAQAPLDRREGVPLGRYRRMEVEVVWKGERVRAMTYSVVHKAPAEMAPSPSYRRAILNGVDRFLDPSYREKLLRMWQERFGIPPG
- a CDS encoding DUF502 domain-containing protein, giving the protein MQGSGVFRRLTLMFTSGLLVILPLAGTVYLLRYVYRLVNGWGLALLPENLRFPGLGLLVVVGLVLFIGFLARIWLTRKVFDFIDRLIHRLPFIKGVYGTLKDTIHSLFGEKKSFDTVVLVPVAGTRRIGFLTVKEPCFKTSDGKEYVGVYLPQSMQFAGDLHWFEREEIEVLDLSVEEAMRIILSAGVSKGTPKNE
- the asd gene encoding archaetidylserine decarboxylase (Phosphatidylserine decarboxylase is synthesized as a single chain precursor. Generation of the pyruvoyl active site from a Ser is coupled to cleavage of a Gly-Ser bond between the larger (beta) and smaller (alpha chains). It is an integral membrane protein.) produces the protein MKDRFLLSLFYLLPKHALSRAVGRWARSPISRFAIPLFIRRFRINLEEAEKPWRDYPNLLEFFIRKLKPDARPVDSSPNTGVSPVDGVISQLGEITEGTLLQTKGVTYRLEDLLGGDSEQAAAFEGGKFVTIYLSPRDYHRIHAPAAGEVTHVSYIPGKLFPVNDFGVRIIPRLFVRNERLITFMRTSLGRIAVVKVGATNVGSIRLNFDPQVSTRSAGGRLRKVYEPPLPLSKGQEMGRFEFGSTVILLFEPGRVEWTSDWVSGTALKMGQPIVRGVGSANH
- a CDS encoding MFS transporter; its protein translation is MKFLADRKQLDREAWLLLLISGLFAASTALSNTFVNVYLWKINSRFALIGWFNLISYVAMAAAFVVAGRLAKRVDRVVVVRVGVALQAVFYLSVLILGRESAEHVTLLGVFMGIGSGFYWLAFNLLYFEITERDNRDIFNGVNGLLVSAAGIAAPMLSGWIIKRVDQLTGYRIIFSFSLGIFLLAVLISFLLKRRRASGEYRLTDILRLGVRRGTRWYWVSLAMVAQGAREGIFAFLIGLLVYIAAKDEWVLGNFLAISSLVSLVTFYLVGRFMRPDWRDESVLLGSLMMGLVGLPILWELNTWTLFVLGVGAALFSPLYLIPLTSMAFDVIGESRETARFRVEFVVARELSLNVGRISSLLLFLWWVERAPSPEQLRWLVLVVGFVPVFTWLAIRHLPLPEGKRR
- a CDS encoding gamma-type small acid-soluble spore protein, which produces MAFQPKGPAQTNAQQVRQKNRQAAQQQQQQYQNEFASETNAQQVRQQNQQAEARKQQNQQ
- a CDS encoding DUF4870 domain-containing protein codes for the protein MNALAPSGEEKLLAALCHGSALFFPILLPLIILLLKRDSLFVRNHAREALVFHLFMILVMFLCKLLFIVLIGFLLLGIAFLFYAVTTVIAVIRSLSGGEYRYPFTSQWARNL